In the genome of Streptomyces sp. SLBN-118, the window GGTGGGAGCGACTGGTGGTGCCCGCCTTCGTCTACTTCTTCTCGCAGCTCTACCCCTTCCGTTGGGTCAACCGCCCGGGCGCCCGGACAGCGGCCGCCGCGGGCGGCTGCGTCCTGCTGCGCACCGAGGCCGCCGAGCGGGCGGGCGTACCGGAGTCGATCCGGCAGGCGGTGATCGACGATGTTTCGCTGGCCCGGGCGGTGCAGCGGACGGGCGGCCGGATCTGGCTGGGACTTGCGGAGGGCGTGGACAGCGTGCGGCCGTATCCGCGGCTGGCGGACCTGTGGCGGATGGTGTCGCGCTGCGCGTACGCGCAACTGCTGCACAGCCCCCTGCTCCTGGCCGGAACAGTGGTGGGGCTCGCTCTCGTCTATCTCGTGCCGCCCGTCGCGCTGTGCGCCGGCGTGCTCGGCAACGACGCGGCCGCGGGCTGGGCCGGGGCTCTGGCGTGGGCGGTGATGACGGGCACGTATCTCCCGATGCTGCGCTACTACCGCCAACCGCTGCTGCTCGCGCCCCTGCTGCCCTTCACCGCGCTGCTGTACCTGCTGATGACCGTCGATTCGGCCGTACAGCACTACCGCGGCCGGGGAGCCGCCTGGAAGGGACGGACGTACTCACGCCCCGAGACGGCTCCCGACCGGTGAGGCGTTCTGGCCGGGTTCACTTTCTGCCGGGCGTCCAGTTCATGCCCCAGCCGTACGCGTAGTCGATGGTGCGCTGCGGGCTCACGCCGCGCTCCGGGACCAGGAAGCGCGCCTCGCGCTGGACGACGAGATCCGAGCCGGTGTTGGTGATCAGCGCGAGCGCGCAGACCGTCGACGGCACGGTGCACTCACCCAGCGAGAAGTCGATCGCCGCGCCGTTCTGCGGCTGGAGGGTGACCGTCGCGTCCAGATCGGCGAAGCTGCGTGCTCCTTCGTAGATGGTGACGAAGATGACCACGCGGCGCAGCCGGTCCTTGTGATCGAGGTTGATGGTGAGGTTCTCGCCGGAGGTGCCGCCGGTGCGGTCGTCCCCGTCGAGATGGATGTACGGGGGTTGGTGCAGCGCGCCGAAGGCGTTGCCGAGGGCCTGGACCACGCCCTTGCGGCCGTCGGTGAGTTCGTAGAGCGCGCACAGGTCGAGGTCGAGGTCGCCGTGCATGGCGACGGCTCTGCCGAGTTTGGCGCCCCAGCCCTGGAACTGCTTGCGCACCTGCCAGCTGAGGTTGACGCGCATGGCTCCCGATGTGCCTCCCTGTTTGGTGAGGGAGACGGAGGGGGTGTCCTTGGTGAGCGTCACTTTGCTCAGGCGCACAGGAGTGGAGGGCGCGGCCACGGGAGGAGGCGGTGGTGCCGGAGGCATGACGGGCGCGGCGGGAACCGGGGCGGGTGCCGCCTGCTGCGGCTCGTCGACCGTGATGCCGAAGTCCGTCGCCAGGCCCTCGAGTCCGGTGCTGTAGCCCTGCCCCACCGCGCGGAATTTCCACGCGCCCTGGCGCCGGTACAGCTCACCCAGGACGAAGGCCGTCTCCACGGTCGCGTCCTGGCTGTCGTAGCGCGCGATCTCGGCGCCGGAGCCCGCGTCGAGCACCTTGATGTAGAGGCCGGGCACCTGCCCGAAGCTGCCGCGGTCCGCCGAGGCGGCCAGCACGATCTTCTCGATCGTGGGCTCCACGCGCGCGAGGTCGACCCACACCTGGTCCCTCACCCCGTCCGGCGCGGTCTGCTTTCCCTCGTGGCGTACGGCCCCCGAGGTGTGCGTCGGCTGGTTGTAGAAGACGAAGTCGGCGTCGGAACGGACCTTCCCCGATACCAGGAGGAGCGCCGAGGCATCGACGTCGGGCACGCCGGGGCCTGTATGCCAGCCCAATTCGACGCGCACCTGCGGCGCCGGAACCGGCGTATTCGCTCCTTTAAGCATGGCCATGCTCGCCCCCATCGCGAGTCTGGGTGCCCGGAAAGTTCACCTGCCGACCACCTAATCATCCGAGCGGCCCGAACACCCCGGCCGACCCGTGGGTAACCCGCTCTCAGCTTGCGCTTTACACGATCTAAGCACTTGTCGGCGACCGATTTCCCCAGGTTCGCTCGCATTGGGGATCCACGGTCACTCGCATCTCCCGAAACAACCCTCTTATCGGACTCCCCAACCGGCACATCGTGGGCTTAACTTATGTGCCATGACGTCCCCCCGCGCCACGTACGGCGGCGGTTACTACTCCGCTCCGTCGTTCCCCGACACCCCCATCTACGACTCCCTGGTCGCGGAGCGGGGCACACCTCAGATCGCACCGATCCGGGTGCCTTCCGCGTACGACACCGGCAACAGCTATCTGCCGGCGCTCCCCGCGGCCCTGCCCGCCCTCCCGGCGGCTCCCTCGCCTGTTCCCTCCTACGGCTATCCGCAGCAGATGCAGCAGCCCATGCCACTGCAGCACGCACCTGCTCCTTACATCCCGCAGCAGCCCCAGGTGCCGCGCGGGTACCCCGGACCCCAGGGTTACGCCCAGCAGCAGCCGCGTCCGGTCGCCACCGGGTACGAAGCGATGCGGCCGGCGGCAACCCGCCCGGCTCCGGCGCCCGCCCCCTACGACGACCCGTACAACCGCCCGTACCAGGGCGGCCGGGGGTACTGACCGACCGACTGTTTACCCGGTCCGACGGGGATGCGGGGTGCACACCCGGCGAACGGCTGAGCAGCCGCGGGGATTCGCCGGGGGGACCGTCGGTGGGCACTGATCGACCCTTCGGCCACAGTGGCCGACCAACGCCGGCAGCGACTGCCGGCGTTGGTGCTTGTCCGGGGCCTTCCGCCGGGCGGCGGATTCCGGCCGTTCCGCGCCGATCCGGCCGATCCGCGCCATTGCACTCCCGTGGGAACCCTCCGTGGTGCCAGGCGCGTTGAACCGGTGGCGGGGGGCCGGAGCGCGGCGAGGGGCAGGGGTGACGTTGTTTTCTCCTGGCGCCGCCCGCCTGTGCCGTGCCGTACCGGGCTATGACGGACGGAAGGGGGTGCAGGATCGTGCGAGCAGCCACAGGAATCTGGCGCTGGCGCCACAATCCCCTGCGCCGTGCGACCGATCTCTTCGAGGCATGGCTGGCTCTCGTCGCCGCCGCGCTTCTCGTCACGGCCGCTCCGGCCGTCGGCTGGCTCGGCGGGAGTCTCACCGACGACTTACTGCGTCAATCGGTGCGGATCCAGCGCCAGCAGCGTCATCCGGTCACCGCGACGGTATTGAGACCGGCCGGGGAGTCCAAGCCCTCGGCGTACGACCCCGAGGGCGCGGCGGCCCGTGAGAAGCGCCGGCCCGTCGTGGCGAAATGGACGGCGGTGGACGGCAGCCGGCACACCGGCACGCTGTCCGCGGTGCTGCGAACCGCACGGGCCGGTGACACGTTCACCATCTGGACCGACCGCACCGGCCGGCTCGTCAATCGTCCGCTCGACGCGGCGACCG includes:
- a CDS encoding glycosyltransferase, which gives rise to MSAIAWTAAGSLAAWGWLLLGQGFFWRTDQRLPRRGAPADWPDVAVVVPARDEARVLPAGLPSLLAQDYPGRAEIVLVDDGSTDGTGEVARALSRQHGGLPLRVVSPGEPEPGWTGKLWALRHGIAVARAAREPEYLLLTDADIAHGPDSLRELVAAARIQGLDLVSQMARLRVASGWERLVVPAFVYFFSQLYPFRWVNRPGARTAAAAGGCVLLRTEAAERAGVPESIRQAVIDDVSLARAVQRTGGRIWLGLAEGVDSVRPYPRLADLWRMVSRCAYAQLLHSPLLLAGTVVGLALVYLVPPVALCAGVLGNDAAAGWAGALAWAVMTGTYLPMLRYYRQPLLLAPLLPFTALLYLLMTVDSAVQHYRGRGAAWKGRTYSRPETAPDR
- a CDS encoding TerD family protein, with translation MGASMAMLKGANTPVPAPQVRVELGWHTGPGVPDVDASALLLVSGKVRSDADFVFYNQPTHTSGAVRHEGKQTAPDGVRDQVWVDLARVEPTIEKIVLAASADRGSFGQVPGLYIKVLDAGSGAEIARYDSQDATVETAFVLGELYRRQGAWKFRAVGQGYSTGLEGLATDFGITVDEPQQAAPAPVPAAPVMPPAPPPPPVAAPSTPVRLSKVTLTKDTPSVSLTKQGGTSGAMRVNLSWQVRKQFQGWGAKLGRAVAMHGDLDLDLCALYELTDGRKGVVQALGNAFGALHQPPYIHLDGDDRTGGTSGENLTINLDHKDRLRRVVIFVTIYEGARSFADLDATVTLQPQNGAAIDFSLGECTVPSTVCALALITNTGSDLVVQREARFLVPERGVSPQRTIDYAYGWGMNWTPGRK
- a CDS encoding DUF6643 family protein — encoded protein: MTSPRATYGGGYYSAPSFPDTPIYDSLVAERGTPQIAPIRVPSAYDTGNSYLPALPAALPALPAAPSPVPSYGYPQQMQQPMPLQHAPAPYIPQQPQVPRGYPGPQGYAQQQPRPVATGYEAMRPAATRPAPAPAPYDDPYNRPYQGGRGY